The Larimichthys crocea isolate SSNF chromosome XII, L_crocea_2.0, whole genome shotgun sequence region TACGTAATAGGAGCGTTTCAGCTGTGCATTAGCATATTttacctgtatgtgtgtttcagttgtgtGTAAAAGGTTTCACTAGaacatttcactgtgtgtgtggttgtcagTATAGCGAGTGTGATGAGTTTGGTCtcatacatgtatgtgtgctataattctgaataatgtcccaGCTACCACTCATAAAAAAGTCTGTTCTCTACTCATCCATCAGAGTCTGGTTCAGATATGGCACTGAAGAAGACGAAGGCATGCAGTCCAGGTTTCAACAATCATCGATGTTGACCCACTCAATTTCAGGACTTGTGCATATCCCAAGGTGGGAGACAGTCAGGGAAATGATTGCAGATCTCTGACACCAGAACAGTTTTTGACCTCATGCCATCACAGTCCCAAACAATGAGGCCAGCTATGTGATATCCCAATACAGTTTCTGTAAAATAACCCTGCAATGGCCAGTGTGAAAATAACATAATGTTAATGTAAAGAACACATCATGTATTGTACAACAGATGTAAACatcatttaattttatgtttaaatgtacaTAGAGGAATGCATACTAATTATCTAATGCACTGTATCACAGCATTCGTAGCTTCTCTTAACTTCCAATGTCTGTTTCTGGAAAGGCctttaaaacaacagacataaaacctccacagtcaaGTTAGATTTTGTTCACCTTCCACACCGACCTCACACCCCGAGCACAGCTGTGGCTCAAGGAGGTAAAGCGAATCGTCCACTATTAAAAAGCTCAGTGattcgatccccggctcctccagtctgcatgttgaaggcAAGGCAAGATATCAAAAGAACCTCAAATTGCTCCCGATGTGCCATCATTGTGTGAATGACACCTTTCATGGCAGTCAATGCTGTCAGTGTATGaaagtgtgtatgaatgtgtgaatgagatatgtagtatAAAATcaccttgagtggtcagaagactagaaaggtgctgtGTAAGTACTGTCCACTACCCCTACACACGACAACACGCctatttgacttttaaaaatcCGTTCTAAACCCtcagtttaattttaaaatattgacaaAGTTTTAGCTTCAGTAATCAGCACATCTTATGTGTTAGCTCCATTTATAGAAAATGATCTCTGCATTACTAGAGTAACCTGCATAACACAGCTGTACAGCTACATGACCGCTGTATCTTTGATGTCCACTCGCTAGAGTTGCTTTCTATGTTTATCTGTATGTCTTTGTTGGTTTCCTTTCTACATTTGTTATTTGCACTGACTACATACGACAACATactaatgtttgtttaaaaaatacaaatactttATTGGCAACTGAATAAGAAAGGTAACAGTTTGTACTCTTATGAttgcacatacacatattaaTAACAACAAGATATGGGtccatatattaaaatatatatagcaTATTAAAACGTTGCTACAATAATACAGGgcttgtttcagtttcaggttaGTTTACTGTTGAAATATACCAGGACAAGTCCAATTGGAATGAGTAATGTTTGCTGACTGTGGCAACTTTTATTTGTCTTGTGATTCCTCAGACACGTTTGTtctgcctcttcctccctctcccgGATCTTTGCCTCTGTCGTTTCCTTCCCTTTCTGCCTTTCGGTGGTCCGTTTTTTGACATGGTGGATGCTGCTGGTGTGATGTCGCTTGTTGATTCATCTTCATTCtgttggagtttttttttttcctcgtccACCTTCTTCATGGCTCTCTTTGTCCAGGCGTTGTCAGGGTCGGAGCAAATTGTCTTTCCACGCGTTGTGCGAAATCTGCAATTGATTGTGACTTGTTAATGGCACtgtaatgacattttaacattgtttttaattcagttctgacaaattatttctgtatgtattaaatgcattaaaaattgGTATTTAAAGTTCAACAGCAGCATCTCTTTGCAGAAAGGGTTACTGTTTTTCCAAATAACCCACAGTTGTAACTGTGAACTGCTTACAAGGGGACTTTTTGTTTCCAGAATGACAGGGACACtttctgaggaggaggaagattttgctgttgagttttttaaatataattttccaAAGCTCTGAAGAGCAAAGATAAAATTTAGTTCACCCTTATTGTATTGTTATGGTCACACGTGGacaaaaatgaaaccaaaccCGACAGCATAGGCACATACTGCTAAAGGTAActgaggaaatgtgtttgttttggtgtttttgtgtaatGGGTGAACCCACcctttaaaaatataatgtcATTTATTCGGGAGTACATTTTGATATTTGTTATTCTAGgttaaaatatgatttgattcAATACAGTGTGAAATTCCAGGAATACTTACATTATGGCTGAGACTGGACAGACTCCTTCAGGCTGAATTGTGTAGTTCGCAATTCGATTAGCTGGGACTCTGGTGGTCGACCACTGCATACAACACCATTGTCCACCCATTCCATGGTCTaaacaagacagacacagagaaagaaagattaaaCACCCTTCATTTTATCCTGCCAAACACAGACCATACATTCAATCAAAAatttgcttctgtttttctttttcttatggTACTCACTTGCATTGGCTATGCTCATCCATGTGGTGAAGCAGAGAAGAGCGGCTAACACCAGGCTGGATCTCATCTTCAAAATTACACCTTCAGTTTGTCCTTTAATAGTTCAGTGTAATATCTCTCAGCACAAACTGACTGCTGActgtagtagtagcagtagtagtagttcaGGGTGCTGAATCAAGGCAGTCTTTCTTATACACCAAATGTGGCGTCTACATTCATGCCTTTTCAATGAGCgttgttctctgtctttgtgatCGTTGTagttttcatttcagctcttATAGAAAAAGAGCCCTTCCGCCTCAAACCCCTTCACACCCCTAACCCGTCACCATGGAGAATATAGTCACTGTGGCCGCACAATGGGGAGAGGAAAGTGTGAGTTTACCTCTCGCAAGCTAAAAGTGACAAACAGACCATTCACCACAGAGCTGCCCACAATATACAACGTACAACTGTAGCATCACTCAAAAGCAAAACTTACAAATACTCTACGCTTTCCTTTACACTCACTCTGAAAGCCACAAGTTGCCTCTTCTTTTAGAGCCCCTGATAGTATGAGACATTTGTCAGCCGAATGGAACTTTGAACTATAATAAATGTTAGATTAGGTCTGGGGAAAGTTTTTGCGGTTAATCATTTGAGACGGGTAgtatataaatgatatattttcATCAGAAATACTTGCTCAAAGCGCACACTAATAGTACACCCACGCAGGTGgtggaaattattttagttttcagaAGCATGAATTTGTAGAGACTGTTTGAATGACATCTTTCTGACTTTTAGGCTTGCTTCCACTTCAGTGTTTACTATGAAATTTctaaaccaaaataaaagtgtttcaaTGAAATTGCTCTGTTGATTTGCTTGCAGAGATGAAGTCATTCTGAAACTAGACTTTGGTGAATGTTGACATGGGAATTTGGGTCGTTTGATGACTGTTAACCCTCTTGACAGAGCTGACCTTTGACTGTTTCAAAATGGAGGAATTTTATTCACATCATGCTGCTCCACAAAAGTCACTTAGCCAAGCTAGCCAATTAAGCTGCTGGAtggcttcattttgtttttgttatgttttgaaaataaaccagtgTGCTTATTTAAACCCTCTAAATTCATTATCAGTCCTGAAGTGAACAGATGAACTTCTGTGATCTAACCTCATagctctgaaaaaaaagagctggtAGTTTTGAATGGAGACAAGtcagtattatttttaaaccttACTTGAACTTCCATGAAGAAGGGACAGGGAGAAATATcttaaagtaaaagaaaagtatttaagagtgtatatatataatatatatatatatatatatataatatataatatatatatagataatatttatatatatatatatacacatataaaggTGAGAAAGATGGACAtacaaagaggcagagagataaacaacaacacaaagaggaTCCATTGAAATGCATTCAAGAAAGAGCTGAGGAAAAAAGGGGGACACAACATGTgtaaatcagagaaaaagatgggaaaaaatgaaatggagaATGGAGAAATCTACAGTATGTAACAGGGCCCTGCGGTATATCTTAGTCAGCACATCATTATACCAGCTCAACAATGACAGCAAAATAAACCCCTGATTAGCCGTCCACATGCTGTCAGGTTGGAAAGCAAATGTTAGCTTCATGCCCTTGACTCTTTTAGTCGACAACAGCAAATCCCAAGGCACATAAACACCCGTTGTCCCAAGTGTCCAGTCATTAAATCCAGCGAAAACTTGGCTGGTGTATGCCTTCACTGAGCACAAAAtgcatacaaataaacacacttgaGAACATACTACATACAGCAATCCACAAAGGTGCACAAGCAAGGACCCACATAGTGACTTGCCTGCAGTgatgtacacatacatacaccaaCATCCcaacatcatcattatcatcccTGTGTCAACCTGTTTGTCAGAGGAGAAATGCCTCACTGGATTATTCGTTTCTCTTGTATTCATTAGTTGTTGTCCTGGGCAGCAGCCTGGGCTGTTGGTTGGCCGACAGCGTAGCTGATAGGAATTAGTCTCCTGATAAAGCAAGAGAGTGGAACGTGGCATCGCAGGAAATTACAATCAATACTGATTCTCATATCCTCATCCGATATCGACCGAGAATGGGAACGAGAAGCACATTGTCAAGGCCCTGTACATGGGCACGAGGGCATGCTACGAAACACATTTACATCTagatgcatgtaaacacacacagacacacaaacacacactttaaggCTGCACTAAATGTGGTTTTACAAAAGTTCTGTTTCTCACCTATGCTCTATGCATGAGAAACAGGATAGTGAAACCAACCTCCACCTTAAACCACAACTTACTGATCACACTGTATGTATTCACAACCTACTCATGCACAATTCTTATCTGAAATCATGGTTGTTCCTCTTTGTTCCCTCTTCTGTGTCATCTATTATAGTAGGTTTGTGGGATCAGGGCGAGGCTCAGGCAGAGAGGAACATTTCCTGATATGAAACACATCATCACACTAGTTGGTGCGCGGCTCAAAGCAAACACGCACACGCACCTACAGTACAGGTGAAGACACAATGTGAGTGGCATGTTGCAAATGAGACAATTAAAGGAGGTTGTCATCAGATGTATATATTCGGCTTTGTCTGCTCTCCCTGTTTAATAAACAATCAAGGCAGCtcaaagtttcattttatcttttatccaGCAGTGAGGGATTTTATTGGTTATTCAGTGAAATTAagatatgtgtctttttttttatatatagaaaCAATCAGACAACCTGATTAGCTTCCACTCCTTTCTGTCTGAGTCAGCATACTGATAAGTTCATCTTGAGTAAGAAAAACACCAAGAAAATTTCTACAAAGGCCAAGTATGCTGTAACAAAGAGCTATGTGTCTAGGTTTGAGTCTGAAAGACGCTGTAGCCTCAGTGTGACAGGCCGGACGGCTGTCTGGGGATGGACTGCAGTAAAGAGCAGCTCACTTCAGGTCATTTTTAGAGCTAGAGAAGCGTTGGGAAGAGCAGAGATGCTTTTGATATGTAACAGTGGAGCCATACACACCGATCAATATGCCGACCTTTCCCAGACTGATTGCATGATGTTCTGCTTTGCCCCTAGCACCACCACCCACCAGAGGTCCATCAACCATCAAGCACTGTTATTCTGTTTCAGCAGGAAAGGGCTAGTGCAAGTTCTCTTCTTGGGCTTTGCTCTTTTATTTTACCTCAGGACTTTTATTGCGTTATGTTCTCtacctctctctatctctgtctgttcacacacacacctccacacccacccacacaaacatatagagaaagataaaaatgtctaaatgaaACCAGTGACAGGTTGATCCTCAACAAATGAGGGTCTCTGACCCATTCCCCAGGGCGTCTATAGATGGATCTTGTATATTTCTGCTCGATACCAGGGGGATGAACAGAAATCCCACTTGGAGTTGAGAAATGTCATTTACTTTCCAATTAATATTTCAATTAACAAAGTCATTCCCAATTCATTCCCTGAAAGCGGTGGAGTTGAAATGAAACTGACCTCCTGCCCCGGTATCAATCTGGTTCCTATTGACCCCTCCATATAAAGCTTCAATTGTGGATCAACCGTCCATTTAGGGAGCACGTCAATAATCGACTTAAACCACCGGGCTATATTACCATAGACATTAGCATAGTAAGAGTGACTAAACCGCCCTGCGCCTCCGGCTCACGGTCCAGAGGACGCAGGAGCGCGTAAAGTCTAATCAATAAGCGCTTTAATTATTGCAGCACTCGCCCTGCAGTTCTTCACGGTTGGGAGACGCGCAATGCCACAGCTGATCCAGCACTATCATTTCAGACAGAGTGGGTTTTCACCGCCTCGGTAACTTGTCTCTTTCGGCCAGTGCTATTATAGACAGCGAAATTGTCCACTCCCCCCTTAGATTTGGTAAAATGGGCCGATTAGTTGGGAGGTGATGGCCACTTTTTTAGATTGTGTTGCTGCTTTGCGCGTGTTTCTTTTGTTAACTGCAGCCTACAGCACTCACTTTGATATGcagttaatttcatttataGTCTAAGGTGTAACAGAAGAGATTAAGGTTGTTCCCTACTGCAGAAATGTTGAAGTTTATATTCAATCTGTATGATCTTTTACAGGtgctttaaaacaaaagacatttaaatataatgcCAAATGTTTTGTTATGACACCAAATGGGCAAAACAGGTTCACAAAATAGTTCACAGCAATTGTGACACTGTGAGAGTGTATGTGAGTTGGCTGAGTTTCCTGTCAAACACCCATTACTCTCTGAGTACTGCCAAAGTCAGCTGTAGTAGAGTTTACTACTTAAAAGTGATGAATGAAGCAGCTTTATTCCACTTTGCCCGTCTGTTCCAGGGTtaataaaatacagataataGAAGCACTGATGTAAAAGGAGGATCTCATCCTCTTTGAAGGATTACATTTCTGGAAATGTGCGTATTCATTCACTTGCAGACAAGGAGGTGAGATTGACACCTCTGTCATATCTGTCCTTTAGGCATGAAACTGAAACCTgaagacagttagcttagcataaagaccgaaagcagagagaaacagtATCTGTCCAAAGTTTTGGTTGCATGGAGCATTTTCTAGACCAGCTTCATACCTGAGATACAGATACAAGTGATTTTGATCTGCTGATGATCCAGGAAATAAATAAGGATATAtcccaaactgtcaaactagtcCTTTAAGCCTTTGTTCTTTACAGTCAGGATGGTTTGACACTTGGTTGAGATATAATTTGTGGTTCTGTGGAATTATATTGTATTCTATCCACCCTGTTTATAGTAATAAGGTGGTGTGGTTAATGAGGTACAATGAAGAGCAGAATAATGAAGTACTGTCATTAACAGAACCACTTCCCAGTGTAGTGCAATATATAGTTGAACGACACCACAAACTACATGCTCTAAAATGACCATAAAGTTGAGTAAACACCCCTCTAAAACTGTTTCAGCAAAAACTGGACTGAATTATGAACTTAGGATATATTCCATTAGTCTTAGCTAGGTGCACCTAATAAAATGGCAACTGGGTGTCTATAAAGACTCATATGCATGTCtatctttcttccttttctctttattCCATGTGGAAAAGACGGATCTGCAAAGAATATATTTGTAGATAAACCTCGCTCCAAATTCTCTCCCCTCCcaaagatgagaaagaaaattaaGACAACATTATGGATCGTCACCAACAGAGACTTTATACAGCTGCTCTGCCAAATCTGAATGGGAATTAAAATGTGTATGAGACAGCATGGTGCTTCCTGGCAGAGTCCACAACGataatcttttttaattttagtgaTGCATCTCTTCTTTGCTCTGAATGTCTGATGCACACAGTGATCTGATCcgttttttcagtttcatttgtgAACCCTCATACTGGTGCACTAGATGGCGTACTTCCCCTGCAGTGGATGAAACAGGGAGCTTGACAGACTCTGAGAGAGTCATCCAAATTTAGCCCAGTAGTCTAGAGTGTGCAAAAATACAACTACTGCAACCCCAAGGCTATAGCTGACATTATTCTGCTCTTCATGGCAATACAGTCAGTCGTGAGGCTAAAGAGATAAAGGGTCAGCTGGCCTTGAATAATTCACACTTCCCATTCTAGACACACACTTAAATGCAGACTACTAGCTTGATATTGTCTTCAGAAAAAAGTGTTGGAAAAcctgatgtttgtcttttcccATGCCAGTGATGATTCCACTGATTGATTTTTGTGCCTGGTTGTCAGTCATTTGTCTCCCCGTGGTGGTGGCATTTGAGATGAGCCTGTGCTTGAGAAATGTTATTAGAGGAGGATCAAAGAGCATGTGTCCCTTTTAGACCACCAAGCTCATTCATGACTCAACTGCAGCCaggtctccctctctcttcatgtcCCTCTTTATTTGTCTGCTTTGATCATACAGTCCATTCACATCTTGCTTCTTGTATCTGTCTTTCAGCAGGCATGCACCAGCTCTCTTCTGTCAAGCACATGTCCCATGATTGCCCTTTTCATCcccacaaccacaaccaccacttttttttgtctttctaccCACGTAGATTCCCCCCACTCTTTCGAAACTTTCTGCCTACAGCTCCTCCCCCTGTGACACCCCGCCAATCTTTCCTCTGTTGGGTTAAGCAGGGTCATATCAAAGCCTTGATGCCTAAATGCTaaatgtgtgtgcctgtgtgtgtgtgtttgagaaagcAGGGTCCCTCCTGCCTGAGCTAGATTATTCTAAGTTCCTGACCTCTGGGTGGTGAGAGGGGCCCATGTTTGGAAACACAGGCACTTGTCTTTGTCCCTCAAGCCCAGTGGGGGAGCTCGACCAGGGGCCTCTCTTGTCAGGCGAGTCCATGGACACACTCGGACTGTCCCGGGGCTGCCGGTCTGTCCTCTGAtcctcatcaccaccaccaccacaatctttattttaatacacCGTGAATAAGCAGACAGCTGGTTGGGCAGGCAAACGCtccttggacacacacacacacacacacaacaggatGTGTTTGGCTTGCAAGCAAAAACATTGATCCTGAGTCCCCTGACTGTGAGTCAATCTGGCCCCAATAGCTATTCAAGTGTATCTGCTTGATCTGATGTTTCCCGATAAGAGAGATTCCTCccagggtgtgtgtgcatgtgtgagtgtgtgtgtgtgagagagatattGATTGCTGAGTGACATGGCACTATAGATCCCAAGCAGCTGTTAAGAGTTTAAATGAGGCCTATAACATATCATTAAAGCCCTATGATAATGTCAAAGGAAACTCTGGTAAAGTGCTTTCCTTTGTCAACCGTgtaaagcctgtgtgtgtagTGGAGGTTGTATTCTCTTGAGTCTCTCACACTGTAAATACATCCACACAAAGGTTAGAGGTTGGTGGGCCAGAGGTAAGGAAGCCCTGCTCTAATTAAGGACCATCGGATCGATCACCTTCTATCTGATTGGGGTACAGTAGCCTCGACCTTAGAGGGGCAGAGCACCCAGCTCACTCTAAACTCTATATTACTTTCTCACTTTCCTACATTTGGCTGAAGGTTAGTACACATAAACAAGGAAAAAAGTCCAAGACAGCTTCAAACTCTTTCCTCAGTACTTCTTCACAAGCTCTGTGTTGATGTGGAGGGCATTACATTGTACAAGATCAATGTGGTCATCTTCCAGTTCACTCTttgctgctgatgtttttccTCTAACACAATTTTCCACTCCAGAGATTTTAGATGAAGGCTCTGTGTCTAACAAACAACTCTGATTGGTTGCATTCTGTAGGATCCAGAGTATTTAGAGCTTAATCCATAGTAGGGACAAAAAGTCAGGATTTCTCTTTCATGAGGCTGGTACATCATGCTTTTGAATTAAATGTTAACATCAGAATTCTAACATAGTTCATAAGTACAACGGAGGCTGAATGCCATTAGTTTATCTAGGCATTTAgtaataaacaacatttttaaaaaacaactttcatgGCAATCTATCCAATAGTTGCAAAATTCCACTAAAAACCACAAACCTCTAGTCTGATGGTGGCACTACAGGAAAGGTAAAGTGATCACCAAAGACACAGAGATCCATCCATCCTCAGGGtaccatgaatgtgtgtacaaaTTGTCATGGCAATCCAATAAATAATGGTTGAGACGTTTCAGTCTGGATCGAAATGACTGACAGACCAACATTAGTTGGATGTTGCTATTCTTATAGCCATACTGTGTAAAGTGTGAAGAATAACCATAGCTGTATGTGTGCAGATCTTTTAAAAAGCCAGAAATGTTTCCATGtgaacatttatataaaactgTGCTTAAGATTTCATCTTCGCTGGGTGGTCTAGATAGTAATCTCAGGATTAATACAACTTGTCAACACTGTAAAGCACTTCACACAACTCTGGTTGACTGTAGTAATTCCAGAGGACACATCCAAGGCCACTACAGTGCCACCATCAGTGAGAGGAAAGTCTTACTGCTTTTGTTTCcatacacagtgtgtttttatacatatttgtaTAGAGAaacttatgcacacacacacacactgccagatGGTGAAGATGCTGTGGTTATGAGCGGTGTTACCACAGGTAATGCGATCACAGCGCAGACAGAATGATGTGTTTATATCATCAAGGGTGAGACAGGATggagaggagcaagaggaggatAAACTCGGGGGGGGTGAAAGGAACAGAGGAATGCATACAGCGGGAGGGAGGGATAAtgagaaagaatgaaaatgGATGATAAACGATGAAAAAGTGAGGAGAagacagtgaggaggagggagtcagcctgtcaatcaaattaCAGACCAATCATTTGACAGAGGATTGCTTTGACCTGAAACCAGGCGGATCACATtcgccacatacacacattcgcAGATGCACTCAGCATCGTTTCCACACAGTTGCATGGAGATAAATGTGTCTCACTCACATCCAGTCTGGTGTTAAGTGCACGTATTAGGGAGTATCAGCATTCATGTatgtgctgcgtgtgtgtgtatgtgtgtgtctgagtgtaaGTAAGTGAATGAGTAATGAGTGAGTGATGGATGGACGATAATGCACATTTACCCTCTCTCACGAGGGCTCGAAGCGCTTAGATGTCTAGCCGGGCTCACGCATACACACTCGCACAGAAGTGTGTTTGATAAGACGACTTCCCTCTTATTCATTGTACACCAGGCATAAATCTCTTCCCtgctttttgtcctttttatgcTTATTTCTCACCACATTTATCTCCCTCTATATCTCTTATTTTggacctctctctctttatctgctTCCCTCACCcttgctgtctgtctcttcgTAATGGAGCTAATTTGTTTAGCACACAAAGAGTGTCTGTCCATTAGTGCAGGCCTGCCCGGTGCCAAGAGAGATGGTGACAAATCACACCAACATGTGTATCTGCTCTGTGTAcataattgtgtttgtgtgtgtgtgaagctgaaaGAGGAATCCACGAGTTGGGAAAGGGTTTATTTATAGTGAGGAAAAATTTTGGGATTTTTAACTTTGACTCAAACTATGAAGGAATGTGAAAGGGTTTCAGCGGCCATCAACCACcttgagctcattgttttgctttgcCAGACTCAAGCAGTTATTTGCCAATAGACCGACTTTCTCCACACCTGCACTTCACTTTATTGAATTAAGTAACTACAGCAGGAAATTCGGCTGCCTTTGTGCTACCTGTAAATGCAATTACTTCCTACTACTACTTCATCCTGCCCTTTAGCAgacttaatgcagctttaataacTGATAGACAGCATATTGCTAGTTAGTCTTTTTCTCTTAAATCTTAAGCCTGTATCTTACTTTTATCTTTATTCAGATTATtgaatattttagtttagtCTAGTCTATGTGTagatatgagagagagagagagatagagaaggaATATTATTATCAACGTGATCAACTTTCTTCTGAAATGTGGAATCCAAAGAAAACGTGGAACATTTACTGAAAATCAGTTGGACACAGATTAACTTTAACACAAATCATCTTTTTAACCCCAAGTGTGTATTTTATATCAATATTGACGTCTATGAACCAGCTGTACAAGTCTTCACCTATCGAGAATGCAGTTTTTTAGCCAACCATTATAATTTTTTATGTCTAAATGATCTAAATTACAGGTCCTGTGTAATTTAGTCTTGATGACATCAACAATAAAGCATGAATTTTCTCAAGCTCTGTCCAAAATAACAGCCTCGTTCACTCATTCTCTCGTCCCTGTAGACACTCAGTATTAAGCAGTAAATTGATGTTGGGCAGTCTTACAACAGTAGTATTCACATTTACAAAATCCAAAGCATTGCATTGAAAGAAAGTGGGGTACATGCCACAGACACTATGGTTTTGTTCCAGCCTGAATTTCAGGGCTTTACTGGACAATGCACCCTGCttggacaaataaataaatgagtaaaaagagagagggagagaaagagagtctttttcacagcagacattttgacttgtcacaaAGCGCGTCTTACTGCTTAACATTAACAAAGGCTCTGTTCTATTCAAGGGTGccagtaagccatgacagtgtgacagtgagccagcatgcacaatacagcACCTACATGGAATTCAGccatttttaactttattatttacacttgttctcactgtgacatgtcaacatgtcttcTATGAAATAAGTCTTTTGTTTATAAATCAAAATCTTCccattgaaaaaaaattataacGATTTAAGGTGGGATTTTCCCTCAGCAGCTGTCTC contains the following coding sequences:
- the LOC104932602 gene encoding regakine-1, with the protein product MRSSLVLAALLCFTTWMSIANANHGMGGQWCCMQWSTTRVPANRIANYTIQPEGVCPVSAIIFRTTRGKTICSDPDNAWTKRAMKKVDEEKKKLQQNEDESTSDITPAASTMSKNGPPKGRKGRKRQRQRSGRGRKRQNKRV